Proteins encoded in a region of the Phoenix dactylifera cultivar Barhee BC4 chromosome 3, palm_55x_up_171113_PBpolish2nd_filt_p, whole genome shotgun sequence genome:
- the LOC103707997 gene encoding formin-like protein 5: MDMRKFGFLFVCVIALSVLMMRGSGERQRAEGLFLGFRDTAIVASPELNEDLMERIWLYCGLDFMDTKEVLRSSGSSYMEDLVCDSTETNPNSRFFLKSGNLETVTFLSLQIKHELLSCLSRQNFHFNVPGDDDRLINMYMEYLESLLGCSLLLRRHLADQPLQATSPASAPTPGPSSVSASSPSPGVEVPSFGPAPSSDLAAASAPAPDNQSSGDTILPPNSYNLTPGAAPVSPSKKPNNSKRSVIIAVVLTAAGTSLMAACIFCCYHKCCRDSNDSTYGQRDESPLMTLSLSDFSGLSPKSFGQDTIHKEKIGGLSVKTDPGQNDHVLSFDVSSDGTRSSDIPSGNSISSTEMSNISSNAFEPKPPPPPPVMLPSIKKIAPSPPAPPPLAPPPPPPVMPPIKKVGPSPSAPPPPLPNSKPGPQHPPPPPPKGALPPHLPQGGLVLRVTQPSPLGPNHSGDAASAQRFGAEDDANAPKEKTKLKPFFWDKVRANPDQSMVWHQIRSGSFQFNEETIEMLFGYNSANRNKCEGKKESSSNDPSTQNVQLINPKKSQNLAISLKALNVKTEEVCDALMEGNNLPTDLLKTLLRMSPTTDEELKLRLYSGNLSLLGPAERFLKVVVGIPFAFKRIDALLFMASLQEDALVIKESFATIEVACKELRSSRLFLKLLEAVLKTGNRMNDGTFRGGALAFRLDTLLKLSDVKGTDGKTTLLHFVVQEIIRSEGMRAACSARESGSTASLMTSGLNSNEGSPRESGDYYCNLGLKVISGLSNELENVKKAAGLDADALTNMVVDFAHRLVKTKEFLNKDMGILDVDSGFYQSLTCFVEHAEADITFLLEEEKRIKSLVKSTTNYFHGNAGKDEGLRLFVIVRDFLGMLDKACKEVRESAPKASRTPNIRDNSPMARVPDPRQLLFPAIRDRRVEYSSSDDEES; this comes from the exons ATGGATATGAGAAAGTTCGGATTTTTATTCGTTTGCGTCATCGCGTTGTCTGTTCTGATGATGAGAGGCTCAGGAGAGAGGCAACGGGCAGAAGGTCTCTTCTTGGGCTTTAGAGATACTGCGATCGTGGCTTCTCCAGAGCTAAATGAAGACTTG ATGGAGCGAATATGGTTATATTGTGGGCTAGATTTTATGGACACGAAAGAAGTTTTAAGAAGCTCAGGATCTTCTTATATGGAGGATTTAGTTTGTGATTCTACTGAGACTAATCCGAACTCTAGGTTTTTTCTGAAAAGCGGCAACTTAGAAACTGTGACTTTTCTCTCACTACAAATTAAGCACGAACTTCTTAGTTGTTTGAGTAGGCAAAACTTCCATTTTAATGTTCCTGGAGATGATGATAGactgataaatatgtatatGGAGTATTTGGAGTCATTACTTGGATGCAGTCTTCTTTTGAGAAGGCATTTAGCAGATCAACCTCTTCAAGCCACTTCCCCTGCCTCAGCTCCAACTCCGGGTCCATCTTCTGTGTCAGCTTCATCCCCTAGTCCAGGAGTTGAAGTGCCTAGTTTTGGTCCAGCACCATCTTCTGATCTTGCTGCTGCTAGTGCTCCAGCGCCTGACAATCAATCTTCAGGCGACACAATACTTCCACCAAATTCCTATAATCTAACCCCAGGTGCCGCTCCAGTTTCACCATCAAAGAAGCCAAACAACAGCAAAAGATCTGTTATCATTGCTGTGGTTCTTACTGCTGCTGGGACATCTCTTATGGCTGCATGTATATTCTGTTGCTATCATAAATGTTGTAGAGACAGTAATGACTCAACATATGGGCAAAGAGATGAGAGTCCCCTTATGACGTTAAGCTTAAGTGACTTCTCTG GCTTGTCACCCAAGTCTTTTGGGCAAGATACAATTCACAAGGAAAAGATTGGAGGTTTGTCTGTCAAAACTGACCCTGGCcaaaatgatcatgttttaTCATTCGATGTTAGCTCAGATGGAACTCGATCATCTGATATACCTTCAGGAAATTCCATTTCTTCAACTGAGATGTCTAATATCTCTAGCAATGCTTTTGAGCCAAAaccacctcctcctccacctgTTATGCTTCCTTCTATTAAGAAAATTGCTCCATCACCTCCTGCTCCACCCCCTCTTgctccaccacctcctccacctGTTATGCCTCCTATTAAGAAGGTTGGTCCATCACCTTCTGCTCCACCCCCTCCTTTACCCAACTCAAAGCCTGGTCCTCAgcatccaccaccaccaccaccaaaagGTGCTCTTCCTCCTCATCTGCCACAAGGAGGCTTGGTTTTAAGAGTTACTCAGCCATCACCTCTTGGGCCAAATCATTCAGGGGATGCAGCATCTGCCCAGCGTTTTGGTGCAGAAGATGATGCCAATGCtcccaaagaaaaaaccaagcTGAAGCCATTCTTTTGGGATAAAGTGCGTGCAAACCCTGATCAATCCATGGTCTGGCATCAGATTAGATCGGGTTCATTCCA GTTCAATGAAGAGACGATAGAAATGTTATTTGGTTACAACTCTGCTAATAGAAACAAGTGTGAGGGTAAGAAGGAATCATCATCTAATGATCCCTCAACTCAAAATGTTCAGCTTATCAATCCCAAGAAGTCACAGAATTTGGCAATTTCTTTAAAAGCATTGAATGTGAAAACGGAAGAAGTTTGTGATGCACTTATGGAAG GTAACAATCTCCCCACGGATCTACTTAAGACATTGTTGAGAATGTCACCCACCACTGATGAAGAGCTGAAGCTTAGGCTTTACAGTGGCAACCTGTCCCTGCTTGGACCTGCAGAACGGTTCCTAAAAGTTGTGGTGGGTATACCATTTGCATTTAAACGGATAGATGCATTGCTATTCATGGCTTCTCTACAAGAGGATGCATTGGTCATAAAGGAATCATTTGCAACTATAGAG GTGGCTTGCAAAGAGCTCAGAAGTAGTCGTCTGTTTTTGAAGCTATTAGAGGCTGTACTTAAAACAGGCAACCGCATGAATGATGGCACCTTCCGTGGAGGTGCTCTGGCATTTAGGCTTGATACACTTTTGAAGTTGTCAGATGTCAAAGGTACTGATGGGAAGACCACACTCTTGCACTTTGTTGTTCAAGAGATTATCCGGTCTGAAGGTATGCGTGCTGCATGTTCGGCAAGAGAGAGTGGGAGCACCGCTAGCCTGATGACTTCTGGCCTCAATTCTAATGAAGGTTCTCCAAGAGAAAGTGGAGATTATTACTGTAACCTTGGCCTTAAGGTTATTTCAGGTCTGAGCAATGAACTTGAGAATGTAAAGAAGGCAGCAGGATTGGATGCTGATGCCTTAACAAATATGGTGGTAGACTTTGCTCATAGATTGGTGAAGACGAAGGAGTTCCTGAACAAGGATATGGGAATCTTGGATGTGGACAGTGGCTTCTACCAGTCGCTAACGTGTTTTGTAGAGCATGCTGAGGCTGATATTACTTTCTtgctggaagaagaaaagagaataaAATCATTGGTGAAGAGCACCACCAACTATTTTCATGGGAATGCAGGGAAGGATGAGGGTTTGCGGTTGTTTGTTATTGTGCGGGATTTTCTTGGGATGCTGGATAAGGCTTGCAAAGAAGTGAGAGAATCAGCACCTAAAGCATCCAGAACACCAAATATTAGGGATAACTCGCCAATGGCACGTGTCCCAGATCCCCGACAATTGCTGTTTCCGGCAATTAGGGATCGGCGGGTCGAGTATTCTAGTTCTGATGATGAGGAGTCTTAA